The proteins below are encoded in one region of Phaseolus vulgaris cultivar G19833 chromosome 1, P. vulgaris v2.0, whole genome shotgun sequence:
- the LOC137815147 gene encoding bifunctional aspartate aminotransferase and glutamate/aspartate-prephenate aminotransferase-like produces the protein MASALHNAAISTITFGDQYSISRCLFPSLSTLPVRSMQKRNHVELNKMVVVVKAKNKGDLDDIEVDVSLSHRVNAVKPSKTMAISDHATALSQAGVPVIRLAAGEPDFDTPAVIAQAGMNAIRDGYTRYTPNAGTLELRQAICHKLKEENGITYTPDEIVVSNGAKQSVVQAVLAVCSPGDEVIIPGPFYVSYPEMARLADANPVIIPTHISNNFLLDPKLLEANLTERSRLLILCSPSNPTGSVYSKKLLEAIAQIVAKHPRLLVLSDEIYEHIIYAPATHTSFASLTGMWDRTLTVNGFSKTFAMTGWRLGYIAGPRHFVAACGKIQSQFTSGASSISQKAGVAALGLGYAGGEAVSTMVKAFKERRDFLVESFSKMDGVKISEPQGAFYLFIDFSSYYGREAEGFGLIENSDSLCRYLLDKGLVAVVPGSAFGDDSCIRISYAESLTVLKTAVERIKKALIPLSFV, from the exons ATGGCCAGTGCACTGCATAACGCCGCCATCTCCACAATCACGTTTGGAGACCAATATTCCATTTCTCGTTGCCTTTTTCCATCCCTCTCCACACTTCCTGTCAG ATCCATGCAAAAAAGAAATCACGTAGAGCTGAACAAAATGGTGGTAGTGGTAAAGGCAAAGAATAAGGGTGATTTGGATGACATAGAAGTTGATGTTTCTTTGAGCCACAGAGTTAATGCTGTCAAGCCTTCCAAAACTATGGCTATAAGTGATCATGCCACTGCTCTTTCTCAAGCTGGAGTTCCCGTTATTCGCTTAGCTGCTGGAGAACCTGATTTTGACACACCCGCTGTTATAGCTCAG GCTGGAATGAATGCAATTCGTGACGGTTACACTAGATATACTCCTAATGCTGGAACCTTAGAATTACGCCAAGCAATATGTCACAAGCTAAAAG AGGAGAATGGAATTACATATACCCCAGATGAGATTGTGGTCAGTAATGGAGCCAAGCAGAGTGTAGTTCAAGCGGTGCTTGCAGTTTGTTCCCCAGGAGATGAG GTTATTATTCCAGGTCCATTCTATGTGAGTTATCCAGAAATGGCAAGACTAGCAGATGCAAATCCAGTGATTATTCCAACCCACATATCTAATAACTTTCTTTTGGATCCAAAACTGCTTGAAGCCAACCTTACAGAAAGATCAAGACTACTTATTCTTTGTTCACCGTCTAACCCAACAGGATCTGTCTACTCTAAAAAATTACTTGAAGCAATAGCCCAAATTGTAGCAAAGCACCCTAGGCTTCTG GTTCTCTCCGATGAAATTTATGAACACATAATCTATGCACCAGCAACTCACACAAGCTTTGCATCTTTAACTGGAATGTGGGACAGAACACTAACCGTGAATGGGTTTTCCAAG ACATTTGCCATGACTGGCTGGCGTCTTGGGTACATTGCTGGTCCAAGACACTTTGTTGCAGCCTGTGGGAAGATTCAAAGTCAG TTCACTTCAGGGGCAAGCAGTATATCTCAGAAAGCTGGTGTGGCTGCATTAGGACTAGGTTATGCAGGTGGGGAGGCTGTTTCTACCATGGTGAAAGCCTTCAAGGAAAGAAGGGACTTCTTGGTTGAAAGCTTTTCAAAAATGGATGGAGTGAAAATATCTGAACCACAG GGGGCATTTTATCTGTTCATTGATTTCAGCTCTTACTATGGAAGAGAAGCTGAAGGGTTTGGTTTAATTGAGAATTCTGATTCCCTCTGTCGATACCTGCTGGACAAGGGCCTG GTTGCAGTGGTGCCGGGAAGTGCATTTGGAGATGATAGTTGCATCCGCATTTCTTATGCAGAATCCCTTACTGTTTTAAAGACAGCAGTAGAGAGAATTAAGAAAGCCCTTATCCCTCTAAGCTTTGTTTAA
- the LOC137815150 gene encoding sulfate transporter 2.1-like codes for MASSAMETCKSEDLHMQVDIEKNAQDVRSQWVLNAPEPPSPWRVVADSVRKTISHYKQKFSSLRDQPFTTLLLSLLQLAFPILAWGRNYTATKFRKDLLAGLTIASLCIPQSIGYATLAHLAPQYGLYTSVVPPLVYAVMGTSREIAIGPVAVVSLLLSSMMEKLVDPASDPVGYTKLILLATLLAGIFQTSFGLFRLGFLVDFLSHAAIVGFVAGAAIVIGLQQLKGLFGITHFTTKTDIVSVMKAVWEAFHNPWNPRNFFIGCSFLVFILTTRFVGKKKKKVFWLASISPLVSVVLSTLFVFLTKADENGVKIVKHVKGGLNPISIHQLDFSSPYIGEVAKIALVVAVVALTESIAVGRSFASINGYQLDGNKEMMSIGLTNIIGSFTSCYVATGSFSRTAVNYAAGCETLVSNIVMAITVLVSLQFLTKLLYYTPIAILSSVILSALPGLIDVSEAYKIWKVDKIDFLACAGAFFGVLFASVEIGLLVAVVISFSKIILISIRPGTETLGKLPGTNLFCDVYQYPMAVKIPGVMIIRVKSALLCFANANFVRERIIKWVSEEESEDDKGNSRSTIQLVILDTSNLVNIDTSGIASLEELHKSLSSQGKQLAIANPRWQVIHKLKVSNFVAKFGGKVFLTVEEALGCKSLC; via the exons ATGGCTTCTTCAGCGATGGAAACCTGCAAATCAGAGGATTTGCACATGCAGGTGGACATTGAGAAGAACGCACAGGATGTAAGGTCTCAGTGGGTTCTTAACGCTCCTGAGCCCCCAAGTCCATGGCGTGTGGTTGCAGATTCTGTGAGGAAAACCATTTCCCACTATaaacaaaagttttcctctctCAGAGATCAACCCTTTACCACACTCCTCCTGTCACTTCTGCAGCTTGCTTTTCCTATTCTTGCTTGGGGCAGAAACTACACTGCTACTAAGTTCAGGAAAGATCTTCTTGCAGGCCTCACTATTGCTAGCCTCTGTATTCCACAG AGCATTGGATATGCAACCTTGGCACATCTTGCTCCTCAATATGGGCTTT ATACAAGTGTGGTGCCACCACTTGTATATGCTGTGATGGGAACTTCTAGAGAGATAGCAATTGGTCCCGTGGCAGTGGTTTCTTTGCTGTTATCTTCAATGATGGAGAAATTAGTAGACCCTGCTTCTGATCCAGTGGGTTACACAAAGCTAATTCTACTTGCTACCCTCTTGGCTGGTATCTTTCAGACTTCCTTCGGACTCTTCAG GCTGGGGTTCCTTGTGGATTTCCTATCCCATGCTGCAATAGTTGGATTTGTGGCAGGAGCAGCCATTGTTATAGGGCTTCAACAGTTGAAGGGACTCTTCGGAATCACTCATTTTACGACCAAAACCGACATAGTCTCTGTCATGAAAGCTGTCTGGGAAGCATTTCATAATCCT TGGAATCCTCGAAATTTTTTCATTGGATGCTCGTTCTTGGTGTTCATCCTAACAACGAGATTTGTG ggtaaaaagaagaagaaagtgttCTGGTTGGCATCAATTTCTCCTCTTGTATCTGTTGTTTTGTCGACTCTATTTGTGTTTTTGACAAAAGCTGATGAAAATGGAGTTAAAATTGTGAAACATGTGAAAGGAGGATTAAATCCAATCTCCATCCACCAGTTAGACTTCAGCAGCCCCTACATTGGAGAAGTGGCCAAAATTGCACTGGTTGTTGCTGTCGTTGCCCTTACC GAATCTATTGCTGTTGGGCGATCTTTTGCATCCATCAATGGATACCAACTTGATGGAAACAAGGAGATGATGTCAATAGGTTTGACAAACATCATAGGATCTTTCACCTCCTGCTACGTTGCAACtg GTTCGTTCTCTCGCACTGCTGTTAATTATGCAGCTGGGTGTGAAACTCTGGTTTCAAACATTGTGATGGCCATCACGGTGTTGGTATCGCTGCAGTTTTTGACAAAGCTCTTGTACTACACTCCTATAGCTATTCTTTCTTCTGTGATCCTATCTGCTCTCCCAGGACTTATTGACGTCAGTGAAGCTTACAAAATCTGGAAGGTTGATAAGATAGATTTTCTTGCTTGTGCTGGTGCCTTCTTCGGAGTACTGTTTGCTTCTGTGGAGATTGGTCTGCTAGTGGCG GTGGTGATATCTTTTTCAAAGATCATTCTGATCTCAATTCGACCAGGCACAGAAACTCTAGGAAAACTTCCGGGCACTAATTTGTTCTGCGATGTGTATCAGTATCCCATGGCAGTTAAGATTCCTGGAGTTATGATAATACGAGTCAAATCTGCGTTGCTTTGCTTTGCAAATGCCAATTTCGTTAGAGAAAG GATCATCAAATGGGTCTCTGAGGAAGAATCAGAAGATGACAAGGGAAATTCAAGAAGCACCATTCAACTCGTAATTCTTGACACCTCCA ATTTGGTGAACATTGACACCTCTGGAATTGCTTCTCTAGAGGAACTGCATAAGAGTTTGTCTTCACAAGGAAAACAG CTAGCCATTGCGAACCCTAGGTGGCAAGTGATACACAAGCTAAAAGTGTCCAACTTTGTCGCCAAATTCGGTGGCAAAGTGTTTCTGACTGTGGAAGAAGCTCTTGGCTGCAAGAGCCTGTGCTAA
- the LOC137815135 gene encoding early nodulin-70-like, producing MCRNSSNSEMVASKKSTLEKSTLEKITLEEVLDIEKNMSQWVVNPPDPPSMLRQVVDNIKDILVPHPHPNTFSSLRNQPFSKRAFAFFKNLFPILASFQNYNAQKFKCDFMAGLILAIFAIPQCMGNATLAQLSPEYGLYTGIVPPLIYALLASSREMVIGPGSVDSLLLSSMIQTLKLPIHDSIGYTHLVFTVTFFAGIFQLAFGLFRFGFLVEYISQSTIVGFLAAAAVGIGLQQLKGLFGIDTNKTALFSVLKSLWTSFKNQSLWHPYNFVIGFSFLCFILFTRFLGKRNKKLLWLSHVAPLLSIIASSIIAYKINVHEHQVKDYRVEVLGPIKGGGSLNPSSFNQLIFDSKVVVHLMRIGLNIAIISFTGSIAVGRSFASLKGHSIYPNREVVSLGIMNIVGSLTSCYIASGSLSRSAVNYDAGSETVVSNIVMALTVLLSLKFLTGLLYFTPKAMLAAIILSAVPGLIDLKKAREIWKVDKMDFLACAGAFFGVLFASPEIGLAVGITISFAKIILTSVQPAIAVIGRLPGTDSFGDVQQYPMALNIPGVFIVSLKSAWLCFANANLVEEMIERWVNNEKGGESTFHHVIIDASSLTNIDTTGIASLVELNKNMTSRGVKLAIANPRWHVIHKLRLANFVSKIGGRVFLSVGEAVDACVTTKMVAV from the exons ATGTGCAGGAACTCTAGTAACTCAGAGATGGTAGCTTCAAAGAAAAGCACGTTAGAGAAAAGCACGTTAGAGAAAATCACGTTAGAAGAGGTTTTGGACATTGAGAAGAACATGAGTCAGTGGGTGGTGAATCCTCCAGATCCACCCTCCATGTTGCGTCAGGTCGTGGACAACATCAAGGACATCCTCGTACCGCATCCACATCCAAACACATTCTCTTCTCTCAGGAACCAACCCTTTTCCAAACGCGCTTTTGCCTTCTTCAAGAACTTGTTTCCCATTCTTGCTTCATTCCAAAACTACAATGCCCAAAAGTTCAAGTGCGATTTCATGGCTGGCCTAATCCTCGCAATCTTCGCCATTCCTCAG TGCATGGGAAATGCAACATTGGCGCAGCTAAGTCCAGAATATGGCCTCT ACACAGGAATTGTGCCACCTCTTATTTATGCTCTGCTAGCGAGTTCAAGGGAAATGGTGATTGGACCTGGATCTGTAGATTCACTGCTACTTTCCTCAATGATTCAGACATTGAAACTTCCAATTCATGATTCTATTGGATACACTCATCTTGTTTTCACTGTAACTTTTTTTGCGGGCATCTTTCAACTTGCTTTCGGCCTCTTTAG GTTTGGTTTTCTGGTGGAATATATTTCCCAATCCACGATCGTAGGGTTCTTGGCAGCAGCTGCTGTGGGCATTGGACTACAACAATTGAAAGGATTATTTGGGATCGATACCAACAAAACTGCTTTATTTTCTGTGCTCAAATCTCTTTGGACATCCTTCAAAAACCAA TCATTGTGGCATCCCTACAACTTCGTTATTGGATTCTCATTTCTATGCTTCATCCTATTTACGAGATTCCTG GGTAAAAGGAACAAGAAACTTCTCTGGTTGTCACACGTTGCTCCTCTCTTATCTATTATTGCATCCTCTATTATTGCCTACAAAAtaaatgttcatgagcaccaAGTGAAGGACTACAGAGTTGAAGTGTTGGGACCAATTAAAGGAGGAGGTAGCTTGAATCCAAGCtctttcaatcagttaatattTGACAGCAAAGTTGTGGTTCATTTGATGAGAATAGGCTTGAACATTGCTATTATTTCATTCACG GGATCTATTGCTGTTGGACGATCATTTGCATCTCTAAAAGGACACAGTATTTATCCGAACAGAGAAGTGGTATCCTTGGGCATAATGAACATTGTTGGATCCTTAACTTCTTGCTACATTGCATCAG GGTCTTTGTCACGTAGTGCCGTAAACTACGATGCTGGGTCAGAAACAGTGGTGTCGAACATAGTGATGGCACTCACGGTGCTCTTGTCACTTAAATTTTTGACAGGGCTTTTGTATTTCACTCCCAAAGCAATGTTAGCAGCGATAATTCTTTCGGCTGTACCAGGACTCATTGACCTAAAGAAAGCACGTGAAATTTGGAAGGTCGATAAAATGGATTTCCTTGCTTGTGCTGGAGCCTTCTTCGGAGTCTTGTTTGCATCTCCGGAAATAGGCCTTGCAGTTGGG ATCACGATATCATTCGCGAAGATAATTCTAACCTCAGTTCAACCAGCTATAGCGGTTATTGGAAGACTTCCAGGAACGGATTCATTCGGCGATGTTCAACAGTATCCAATGGCACTCAACATTCCTGGAGTTTTCATCGTCTCTTTAAAATCTGCATGGCTTTGTTTTGCAAATGCAAATCTTGTGGAAGAAAT GATTGAGAGATGGGTGAACAATGAAAAAGGAGGAGAAAGCACCTTCCATCACGTCATCATAGATGCCTCAA GTCTTACGAACATTGACACCACGGGAATTGCTTCTCTGGTGGAGCTCAATAAAAATATGACTTCACGTGGAGTAAAG TTAGCTATCGCTAACCCTAGGTGGCATGTAATTCACAAGCTAAGATTAGCTAACTTCGTCAGCAAAATTGGAGGAAGGGTTTTCCTTTCTGTGGGAGAAGCAGTTGATGCTTGTGTTACTACTAAAATGGTTGCTGTATAA
- the LOC137815136 gene encoding FCS-Like Zinc finger 6-like has protein sequence MLLGKRPRPPTMKRTTSMSGGLAVELPTTDEELVSDPLLPHHDHHPNIKLDPLLDLVAMGRHNELLENVSEAKAPSYEKYEQLLKGMATVIPLSRTTSNNPRHSHNLTSNTSHFLRTCGLCKCLLAPDRRDIYMYRGDTAFCSLECREKQMKQDQRKEKWKAGSNKEHHRASPPRKASNNSETAACN, from the exons atGCTGCTTGGAAAGCGCCCTCGCCCACCAACTATGAAAAGAACTACCAGCATGAGTGGTGGCTTGGCCGTGGAATTGCCCACAACCGACGAGGAACTCGTGTCTGATCCACTTCTTCCTCACCATGATCATCACCCCAACATCAAACTCGATCcacttcttgatcttgttgccATGGGAAGACATAATGAATTGCTGGAAAATGTTTCTGAGGCCAAAGCGCCATCGTATGAAAAATATGAGCAACTTTTGAAGGGCATGGCCACGGTCATACCACTTTCCCGAACAACCTCAAATAATCCTCGTCACAGTCACAACCTTACGTCAAACACTTCGCACTTTCTTCGGACTTGTGGCCTCTGCAAGTGTCTCTTGGCACCTGATCGACGAGACATCTATATGTATAG GGGGGATACGGCATTTTGCAGTTTGGAGTGCAGGGAGAAGCAGATGAAGCAAGACCAGAGAAAAGAAAAGTGGAAGGCAGGGTCTAACAAGGAGCACCACCGTGCATCGCCACCGCGCAAGGCTTCCAACAACAGTGAAACGGCTGCGTGTAATTGA